The genomic region TGTCTGTCCTTAAGTGTATTGGGTTTGCCTGGGACTGAGTTTTCTTCTCAGTAGCTTTTGtggggctgtgttttggatttgtgctgggaTCAGCGTTGGTAACTTGAGGATAGTTTAGTCACCGCTGCGCAGTGCTTACACAGTGTTAAGGccctttctgctcctctgcttgtCCCAAAGGAGAAGGTTGGGGGTACACAAGGAGTTAGGAGGGAAAATAACGGGAACATCAGActccaactgaccaaagggtcATTCCAGACCGTAGGACACCCTGCTTAGCAATCTGACTGGGGGAGGCTGGCAGAAGGCTGCTGCTTAGGGGCTGGATGGGTATCAGCCAGTTGGGGGTGAGCAGGTGTTTTCATTTGCTCACATTTTCTAAGTGGCACAGCTTTTCTGtctcaagttttattttcctctctttcctgtttcttttccctttacaggttttttttaacagcttatTGCTTCTTAACTCCTGAAATGATTCTCTCTCAGTCCTGGAGTTTCTTTTTCACTTGTACCTTTCCAAATCCTCTCCCATCCCAATGAGTTCAAGGGGCAGTGGGTGAGTGGCTGGGCGGTGCTTAATTGCTTCCTCGCGTTAAACCACAGCAATAGCTTTTTGATAGGCTCATGTGTTTCTATCTCCTGGACTGGGATTTGGGTTTGCACCATTTCATTTCTATACGTGAGTGGATATTGAGGGTACCACAGGTCAGTTACTAGACAAACACAAGGGAGATGAAGGCTGCAGGAAACAGTGAGCTGCAGGCTTTGAGGGCTCCAGGACAGCCACCACCCTGTCTTGTCCATTGCATCCTGTGAATGTCTTGCCCACGTCTTGACCTAaaggctctgctgccagcacacaTCAAGCATCAGGCCATGTCACTGTGATGTCACAGTGGGTGTGACATGGCTGCACCGGGGTATAAAATGGGCTGCAGGGTGGTGGGTCTGGCACTCTGGAGCAGCATCCAGGGGACAAACATGGGGCTGAGCTCCCCATGTGTCTGTTGTCAGTAAGGAGTGACTCCCGGTGTGAGGGGGACCAAGATGGACTTCTGGGATGGGCTGGAGCACCAATTCATTATGCCCAGCATCACTGGTGAAGGTACAGGCATCCACAGCCGCTGCAGGAGTGCTGTCAGGGCCAACAGCTGCAGCGTTGCAAGGGCAAGACTCAACACTGTAACCATCTCAGGGGTGTCTGcatttggggctgggggcagcaaTGACAATTCACCTCTCCCAATGTGCTGCAGCTCAGTGGATGGTGGAGGGTTGAGAGCTGACAGACACAGAGCATTACctggttttcctttgctttccagaGCGAACAACCATCTGGGATGTGGTGGCTGGCTACATTGAAGAAAGGCTTCTTCTGCACAAGGTGGAGTGGCACCCACATTGTCCTTGTGAACCCAGAGTAGCGAGGAGTCCCGGTGGCCATGGGCCAGTGGCTCTTTACCAGGCAACTCAACCCAGATGTCCCCACTGAGAGACAAACTGGGCTGATGCAATGTGGTATCAACCCTCGTAGGTGGGATTGTAACACAGGGCTGGTGCTGCTTTTTGGAAACCCTCTGGATGCCCTCAGGCTGCTTCTGCCCTGACTCCAGCACTGAATTTTTAGAGGGGCAAAGGAAGGGAGAGCACTCAGTGTATCCTTCCCAAAGCTCACCCCACTGCTCTGGCTCATGCCTCTGAGCATCAGGATTGGTCAGGATCCAGCCTGAAGCACCAGCCCTGGAGAGGGCCAGCTCTCCCCTCCTGCTAATTCTcacccttttccccttcccttctcttccactTGCAGGGCATCCGAATTCCCGCCCTTGGcacctttgacactgtccccgAATGGATCCAGGTTGGAGATGAGGCCGTGACTGTCCAGAGGCCAGTGTTTCGCCTGGCAAGAAACCTTGTAATTGCCCACAACCTGACAGACAACAAGGATTACCTGCCCGGTAAGACAGCAGTTCAAACCCTGGCTGGCTGCGTGGTCATTGCATCCCTTCCCTGGATCTGAGAGGCTTCTCTTAAAACAACTCCCTGTCTGCAGAGAAGGTCCGAAAATATGACCTGTTTGGGTGATGCAGTGGTTGCAATGGGCACCCTTGGGAAAGGCCTGCGGAAGTGACGCTGGATGAGTGCCTCCATCCATCTTGTGTGGTTTTCCAGGACACAAGGAGCTGAAGCCCCTCAAGTACTCAAAGGTGGCCACGGCTGCCTCTGTATCGCGACTGAAAGCGGAGAACTGCATCCAGGGCACCCTatccttcctctctgcctgcctggggaaggggaagaacattgcccttgtcctgagGGACATAGGGGTGCTACTCATCGAAGGCACAAATGTGCAAATGAAGTTTTTTTGCAACTTCCTGGAGAGGCTGTCTGGGAAGGAGAACTGGGACAAAGCTGTTGCTAAGGTGAGCGTTTTCATTTCTCCACAGCCCAGGCAGTCACACAGCAGTGCCCCAGCAATGCTTGAGTGTGGCCCAGGAGGACACGGCCGGCAGACTCAGGCCAGGAGAGAGCTACGGTCCTACCTACTCCGGCTGCCTCGGGCTCCTCCAATACTGAGTGCCTCAGCCATGCTGAGGATGTGCTGCCATCTTTGGGCTCTTCTGTTGCAGGTCCCCCAGCTGCTGGACATGGTGGTGTCCTCGGATGTACCTCTGGCCTCCCTGACAGTTTCTGGCCATGTCATCGCCTTTCCTGAGTGAGTACATCTGCAGAGGGAGCCGCTCGCTGCTCTGCCATGGTTTGGTGGTGTTGGCTCCACGTGATTGCAGTTGCGCTGCCACAGGGGCACCAGGCAGCAACGTGTCCCTGGCCAGCAGTCAGTCCTGTTGGGAGGATCTGATGGGAAGGGTGGACACTTTCTTCCCATTATGTCCTGGAGTTCTTTGCGGGGTCATTGCGTTTCCCGTGATGGTCTTAGGGGACAGCTTGTAGTTGgcttggggaaaaaagcaaaggtcTTTCTGCAATGCCGAAACCTGCGTATGAGCAGGTGATCACAGCAAGTGCCAAGGGCTGGTGGCCATGATGGTGCCATCTCTTTGTCTCCAGGTTTGCCCAGCAGTGGGCGCCCAAACCGCCGGCCAGGGACCGTCTCAAGCACTGGAGAGGAGTCCCTGGTGAGAAAAACTGGGAGCAAAGAAGGATTTTGACACCTCTCAGGCAGGACACAGAAGGTAAAGCTGCTCCTGGCTCCTTTTCATAGCATAGCCAACCAACTTCTCTGGTACGCTGGGGAAATCTTCAGCGATGAATGTCAGAAGGCTCAGATTTCTGCCAAAGTTTCATGACAGCTTGGCGCAGCCTTTTCTTCAGACAACTCACTGGCTTCCACAGAACTGAATACTGGGATGGGATGTGCCCAAGGGAACAGTAGGACGATGGCAATGACGCGCTCCCAGGAGATGACCTCTCTGCAGAAGTCCCTGTCCCATCACCAGCACCACCCAGCTCCTCTTTCCCAAATCTGGGGATGATAACATGGTCACAATCCACACTGTGACATGGAAATGAGGAACTGAGCGTGTCAGGGTGGCTGGGAGGGCAGCGGAACAGTCGCATTTGACGTTTTGGGAAGAAGACTGATCAGGTCTACATTCCCCTggggccagcagcatcccagtgatGCTCTTCTGATAAggtttctctttcccctttccaggGGCGTTTGCTGAActgccctcagctgctgctgctagcTTGAGTCATATTGAAATCCCAGGATTCCGGCAAATGAAGAATACAATGATGCAGAAGAAGTCTCTGGTCAGGTGAGGCAGGTGATCTGAGGCTGGTGTCTGTACAGGTTCACTTTTGGACCAGGGAAGAATCCGTTTCCAGCCCCAAACACACACCATTCATCACTGCCCAACAGTGGTGACGGCAGCGCtcagagggctggggtggggctgCTGGAAGCCCCACATTTCAGAGGGTTGGTTCCTCTCTGGCCCTTCAGGAGAGTCCCCTGCATGGCTCTGCTCAGGGACAGCTGCTTGTCAGCCGAGCGTCCTCACGCAGGGATTTTACTCTCCTGAGCTGAGCGCAGCCATCAGTTGAGGTGCCAGTGGCTGCACACACAGGCACGTGGCTCGTTGCATTCTCAGGCAAATTTCCCCTGTTGTGTCCTTTCCCAGGAGGCAGCCAGCCATCCCACAGGACTCCGCTGGAAAAAACTCCGCTGGAAAAAAGCTGGTTGTGACTAGCCAGCCCAAGGGTAAACCCACACAAGGCAgccaagcagcaaagcagagccaaATGCAGGCAGGGGAAtctcagagctgcagaggaggaggaggacaaggagaaaagaaagttcctGTCAGACAGAAATTACTGTCAACAAGTTCTGTGACCAGGATGTACGATAAACCTGAGGTCTTCACTCCACAGCCACCAGGACTTAGGACAGCAGAATTACTGAAATCAAGGCCTGAGGCATTCTGGTCTCTGGTGAAAGAACCTCAGAAGGCCATATTAGCAGGATACAGCTTCCATCCCTCCCTTTTGGAGTTCAGGTCTAAACACCAGTCACTGGAGACCACACCCATCATCTCCATGACTGAGTGGTCCTGACTGCAGCGATCAGGGcttggggtgccaggagcagcaggagcatcaCCTGAGGCAGCAAAACAGGTACGTGGCCCAGGTCCGTGTTGTTTAGAGCGAACATCAAGAGATCTCCAGGCCAACCTCACGCTCAGAGCACATCCCATCGGGCTGCTCAAGGACATGCCCAACTGAGGGATGAACACTCTCTTGGTACAAGGTGTGCACACTCTTTgggtaaaaaaaagcttttttaaagcaacaaCTTGCAGTTGTAGAGTTTGAGTTATCACTGTAGTGTCCAAAgtaccatttttattttcaatagtAATAGTTAGAGTCCAAAGCATGAATTCTAGGGTACAAAGCCACAATGTAATTGTTCAGACTCATCATCTAAACCTCATTCAAGGCCTTAaagcctcatttttttattgttgaaagCCTTCTTGTATCATCCAAACATATTTTGGGTCCAAAATTTTTAAGGCTCAAAGAATCAGTTTCAAATCCAGATCCTAATTTTTAGAATACAAGGCCTCATCTGTAGTGTTTCAACCCTTCTTTGTTGGGGTACAAAGCTTATATTGTAGAGTTGTAATCCTCATTTTAGGGcatgaagctttatttttagggtGCAAAGTCTTTATTTTAGTTTACATACTCGAATGTGGAGAGCCAGAACTCGCATTGATATAGCCCGAAGTCTTTTTATTAGGATCCAAAGCCTGTAGGACATGAAAGCCAATTTTAAGAGAATAAAGCTATACTTTTAGGCTGCAAAGCCAGAGTTGAATGCGCAAGGCATCCTTTAAACATTCCACACTCGCTTTTGAGAGTCAAAATCCTTGTTTTTAGATCCAGACTCTTAATTTAGCCTACCAAAGGCTTACTTACGTGGCCCAAAGCCCTGTTTTGAGGTGGTGAATACCGATCTGTAGGGTTCAAACTCTGTTTTTAGGGAATGAATGGTCAGGTGTAGGGTCAAAAGCTTTACCCAGTGGATCCAAGGCCTCATTTAGAAGACTTAGATAATTCTTTTGGAGTCTTAAAATCTCATCTTGGTGTCCAAATCCTTTGGTATTGTTTCTAATCACAAATTTTGAGAGTCCAGACTCTCATGTTTAGGGCATAGTGCCTCCTTTTTAGGATTCTGTGCCTCATTTCTAGGGTCCAAATACTAAATTTTAGTCCTTGTGGCAGAAAACCTCCCCTGTGCTCAGTGGTTCTCTAGGTTGGGTGGCAGTCAGGAGGTGCTGCCTGAAGAGGCTGGGCCTTCCTGGGATGGATTTGCCCTGAGCTGGTTGGGGCTCCCAGCCTGGCCATGGAGTTCATGATTGAGGAGTGGgtgtgctggggctgagccctTAGGAGCAGAGAGTGAATAATAACCAAACGGGGAGTCCCAGGCTGTGATCCCTGATATATTTTAGAGCAACCAGTCACTAGATAAAATAAATCAGCCCAGCGTAGCAGCTAGAGAACCTTTGCTGGTAGTGGGACCCGGGCAATAAAATGCAGTGTTGTCTTTCCACCTCTTGTCCCTGAATGTTcctcccatggcagggggattggaactagatgaaggtcccttcccatcctaactattctatgattcctttctAAACTAAACTGTGTTCAAAATGACTCTAGTGgaaggttttcttttaagagaGAGCCTGTGATTTTTCAGTGCACTGTCTACTGGTGGTACGCTAGCGCTTTTTGTTGTGAGGCTTCCATGTTGTTTTGTCCCCTGCTGCAGGTAGCTGGATGGGGACTTGATGGTCTTAACATCCCAGACAGGCAGTCGCTCTGAAGCCAAGGCCAATGGTGCTACACTGGACTCCGAATGTTGTGCTGCCTTAGGAGCAGCTTGGAGCAGCCCATGTAAGCAACATGAGTGAGGTTTGCTCTCAAATCCTGCATGttttgggagaagagagaaagtggCACTAGACAGATTATCCATCATTTTCTGTATAGAGAATAAACAGACACCACAAAAAACTGTGAAATGAAGTTGTCTTAACTTAGCAACACTTGTGATCTCCACCATCAGAGATCATTCAAATGCTTTGAAGCTACCAGGAGAAAGTGACATGACTGAATCTTGAAATAATTATGCATTATGTTTTGTCTCCACAAGGTCTGTGCCTTTGGGGAGAGAAGTGAGGACTACAAGAATAGACAGAAATGCATGGAGAAAGTCTTGAGGGATTTTGATGTTGTGGATTGTCAGCACTTTTTGCAGCTGTTTTCAAACAAGTTTCTATTGCTGAGTACTGCTACTATTCGATGACGGGAGTAGGTCTAGGAGTTGCAAGCAGGAACGCTAACTGTGTGCTCTGGTTTGTGGAAAAAATACTGTGCTGCACTCTCCCATAAGGGTTGAATAATGCTGCTTAGAGCAGAAGCAGTTACTAGTTACGGGTTTTTTATAATGTAACAGGCAATCAGAATCGTGTAGTGAAGCCAGTTATCCATCTCCTCTGCCTGGCTGGAGCCAGAGTCCCTCTAATTTTGAACATTGTACTTGCTGTCGATGAATGGGTTCATGCGGATCACGTGGGGAGAAACCCATCCTTGATAGTCACTTCTTGTAAGTATGAAATTAGAAGCTCCTCTGCCTTGTGGAGACTGGAACAGCAATTTCCTGAAGGAATCTTCATCTGTGCTTGTTGTCCTTTGCAACTCATGTACTTGTGCCTCTTAGGTTGCTGAGATCGCGCTTCCTCATGTCCTCTTTACCAAGGGGTACCTTACCACGTGTACTGTCTCGCTTGAGCGGGTTTGTAGGGGAACGTTTGCCCCTAATGGCTGAGATACTAGTCTGAGGAGGGGAGTAGGCCCTGTCCTCTATCAggagcatttttttccagcactttTTAGAATAAGTTCTCAGGTTTTTCAGTCTTTCCACAGCCAAGGTGCAGACCCACGGGGACAAGAAGGGACTGTCTTCTTGCCAGAGTTGGCTAGCCACGTCTCCCACCATTGGTGCTTCTCCTTCTGCCCAGGCCTGTATTGCCAGTGAATTGACATATGACAATGGTGaactctctctttcttcttccgTGCAGGGGCAATGGTTCTAGCACAGGTTGGCTGTTGGGTTTGGCTGCAGCGTGTTGCTTCATCTGAGCAGTCACAGTTCCTGTTGACAGGGTTCAAGCAGTTGCAGTACCTGCTACAGAGGTTTGCAGAGCCACAGTGTCCGTCGTGTGGGTTGGAGTAGCTGTGGTGCCCGTCGCGTGGGCTGTGATAGCTGCAGTGCCCATCATGAGCGTGGTAACACCTGCACAGCACCTATATCTGCACTGATGTTTGATCCGAAGCAAGAGCTGAAAGACATTGAGGAAACCTGACAACAGGATTGTGGTGGTTTGAATATATCAAGGGTATCAAAATTCCCAAAAGCTGTTGGAATtagcctggaagagaaggtgaaAATGCAGGAAGATGTCTCCCTCTGGTGGCTTtatgaaagagaacaaaaggcGTCATTAATAACGTCTGTGAGACAGTTGATGGAGTACTCGGGCAAAACTGCCTGTGCCACTCCACTCTGCGCGCTGCCTGCCAGCCTTTCCTCCGAGGAGAGGTGCCACAGTGCATTCGACATCTTCgtggccctttgctggactTTCTCCAGTACGTGCATTTCTCTCTTGTGCTGGGGTGTGCCAAACTGGACACAGTGTGTGGCGCCATCAGTGTCATGGAGAGAGGATGGATCACTTTCCTTGACTTGTTGCAAAACTCCTAACACAGCGCAGGGCAGCATCAGTGTTCCCTGTGGTAAGGGCACATTGTTCGTTGGCGATCAGTGTAGTGTCCCCCAGGACATCCAGGGCCTTTTCTGCCCAGCTGCTTTCTAGCTGGGCCCGCGTGCTGGTGCCTGGGATTGGTgcctccccaggtgcaggacttggTGTTGGCCCTGGTCGAGCTGCTTGGGCCTCTTCCTTGGCAGGTTGTGAGCCTTGGTTGGTGCAGAGAGCAGCACCAAATCGTGGCCCTGCTGCTGTTCCAGCTCTGGTGTAGGAAGTTTCTGGGGCATCGTAGTAGCACTGCCAGTGGGATGATCTCTTACAAGGCCAAGAGCCCCAGTAGATGGCAGCGTTACTTTTCGGTGGTGgtgtggctgcccagggagcctGTTCCTGCACTGGTTGGCAGTGGAGGGATGTGCTACAGTCTCGCCCACATCAGTATGTGGATCTTCCTGCTCCTTGTTGGtgggaatgggggcactggaGGGGCTGCTTGAACACTGCCTCCCGAAGTAGAGGTTCAGGTTCTGCAGGGGCTTGGGCCAGGAGCTACGTGTTTgatggcagcaggaggagctgccagGTATGGGGCTGCCCTCTTGTTCCTCGGCAGCATGGTTGTTCTGGAGGACCAGCGGCtgtgctgcagtgctgcccagtGGCATCGAAAAGGTGTTATGCAGGTGTCACTATGCAGTTCTCCAGAGCGGCCTGCAGTACaacctgtatttcttttccctcaccTGATGAGGCTCAGGAAGGCCGTGGTGAGGTCTTCATCATGGCTGCTGTTGAAGGCTCTTCAGCAAAGGTCTGCCTCAGCTGCAGTTAGAGCTGGGGCAGGCTATGTGGGAGGAGAAGCAGGTGAAAGTCAAAATCCCCTGGGCAGTAGCTCCACTGCTGGTGTTTGAGGTGTCCCAGGGCATTGGGGCTGGAGGTGTCTAGGTGTGTGGGTGCTCCTGGCTGGCAGGTGCCTGTTGATGCTGCTGCCCACGTGGGTGGTGTGATGACTTCTCAGAGTCATTGCCCATCCACACCAAGTGCGCAGTCATGCTCTCCCTTCTTGCAGAGCGGCTACTAGGGCTTGCTGTTAGCCTGCTATAGGATGAGGTGTGGCATAACATAGGTAGCATCTTCCCAGCTTTTCAGGCATATTGCACAGTGGTTCCCTACCTCCGTGTCCATGCTCTCAATGTGCTGCAGTAGGctaagggagctgggggtgatGAAGAGCTCCCTGTCTTTGGTGTTGCAGCAGTAAGTGTCATGCTAGAAAGGAATAGAGGATGGGGTTGGTCATGGGCTGGTCTGGGGAGGGGTGGAAGAAGTGCCCAAGTCCTTCTAGAAAGAAATCCTTGCAGCTCCCCAGGGTGAGGTGGAACTGCACAGCTCACCTCCGCTGCTGAGAATGTGTCTCCTGGGTGTCCCAACTGCCTGAAGCTCACAGGGCCGGGGAAGATGTCTTGATGGCTGTGGTGTCAGGTACAGAGTCCTGCAAGGAGCTCTTGTGGCCCACTTGAAAAGAAAGTGAGTGCTTTTTCCTGGAGCAGTGTGAAgagtaattcaaaatcactTGAGGTACAGGTGTATGCTATTTCTTTTACTAAATAAGATCTGTGTCCtaaaaacactggattcaaatgAACAAATAACCCACACAGGACATGGTGCTCAcctcagcagtgctgtggcCCCAGCACATGTATTTGGAGTTGCCACAATGTCATTTCTCCATCTGTTGTCTTCCGTATCTGTGTTCCACAACAGTTGCTGAGGCTTTAGCTGTGTCTTCCCAGGGCTCCATCAGGTCCTACTGGCAAATGTCTTCCAGGCACACGTGGCATGGCAGGTCGTTTAATTACGGCTCTGTTCCTCTCATTCTACTGGCACTGCTGGCGAGCCCTGTGGAATCCCATGGTTTTTCCCCAGGGAGGGTCATGGGTAGGGCTCCGCTGCTTTTCACAGGTTATCTTCTGCTAATCTCACAGAAGGGTGATCCCCCTCCACGCAGCACCCACCAGGCTTCATCTGGGCAATGTCCCATTTGGGGTCCCAGATGGCATGGAGACTGACAGAGGAATTTGGGAGGCAAGTATGGTCCTGAGTGGTCTCCAGGTGTATATTATTGGCCCTGCTCTGAGCTAGTGTTGGTCTGGAGACCACCTCAGATGCCCTTGGGCAGTTCAGTGGTTTGGTGATTGCTGTATCCAAGGATGGAGGGGAACATGAGCTTGGATTGGCACAAAATGGGTTGTGAGAACTACACGAGTTGATGGCAGTCACACTTGAATTTTATTGAGGTCACAGCTACATGCAGGACACCTAGGCAGGAACAAGCCAGGAGATGCGAAGATGCTTCCAAAGGTGTTTTTGTACTGTTTTTGCCTCAGCCAATTCTATTCAGATGGGGTGGAAACACGCATTTAGGGGCTTGCAGATCAGCAGATAAAGACAGAATGTGTGGGAACAGGTGAAACacattttacttcaaaataaaaatattattcctCACCTTACTTTGAGCTTCTTTGAACTTCGCAATGTTATTGAGATGTGTTGATGCAGTTTGCAACAGATTCTGGGCTGGGAGATGCCTGGGAGACCCTCACAAACTGCCAGAAGAGCAATGCTGCAACATGATCTCAGCAGTTAAAGGGTATTATTTACCACAGTGCATGGCCCTTCTTGCTCAGGTGGGATTGGGGCAAGGAAGCAGATTGCTATTCAGGGATTGTTGCTTTATGTAGAATAGGAGACACTTCAAAAGGAGAGTTTACCAATCTGTTTAACCTTTTAACCAACAATgtcaaaaggaacaaaaatacCTACCACCCAGCCTGCCCTCCAGAGTAATTGATGAGCAATGACACAAAGATAATCAATGTTACCAGCTTGCTCTGCACACTGTTTTGTTCAGACCCTTACCAATAACATCGCAAAGACAATTGGTCTTTTTTAGCTTGCTGTGTTCAAATCGGAGATTCCCTTTAAATTTCTCTTAAATTGCTGAGggttgtgtgtatatatacaaaCAAGTTTATTTTATTACGAGTAACAGCTCATGACTTAATAAGGTTCAGTAGAGGCTGCAGAGAAGATActgtttgcaaaa from Phaenicophaeus curvirostris isolate KB17595 chromosome 3, BPBGC_Pcur_1.0, whole genome shotgun sequence harbors:
- the CCDC81 gene encoding coiled-coil domain-containing protein 81, which gives rise to MDFWDGLEHQFIMPSITGEDTEHYLVFLCFPERTTIWDVVAGYIEERLLLHKGIRIPALGTFDTVPEWIQVGDEAVTVQRPVFRLARNLVIAHNLTDNKDYLPGHKELKPLKYSKVATAASVSRLKAENCIQGTLSFLSACLGKGKNIALVLRDIGVLLIEGTNVQMKFFCNFLERLSGKENWDKAVAKVPQLLDMVVSSDVPLASLTVSGHVIAFPEFAQQWAPKPPARDRLKHWRGVPGAFAELPSAAAASLSHIEIPGFRQMKNTMMQKKSLVRRQPAIPQDSAGKNSAGKKLVVTSQPKERTSRDLQANLTLRAHPIGLLKDMPN